A genomic region of Saprospiraceae bacterium contains the following coding sequences:
- a CDS encoding T9SS type A sorting domain-containing protein codes for MCTIDSLERIWQVLKFPMSSWSVLIGCLLLSVQGRSVAFEVVKNDAAFAINVQAPADITIHIRSLSRCDTTIQLPPATFSGNCSPILTFQTYSTYGSLSSNGGLFYFTPGVFKVYYRIEDNCRMSGLDSMTVTIHDAELPQVVCAPAQSISLTESGFAEAPAYIFDGGSSDNCHHLYFKIKRMFATQIVDCISPNNPANAFDDVVRFCCADADSSRILLILRVYDVFPGYGPVSDSLLRGRYIDCMVEALVRDKIPPEIICPPNLTVQCGVHLDSLLKKAHVHLFDNCGLLDIDTLDEDNLDACGSGTFIRSYIAEDRHGLISECRQTITINRTHNFDGFNPAHLTWPPHTMIYACRVDLDTIHSGAPIVNDDKCALLQITSQDDVYQFNHGGVCAKVLRHWKVINWCKYNPLFQPNPRVPENGYYVYTQEIKIFDTIAPVLFGVNDTIVGIQTSNCEAGNVILPDIQAMDCGSTGNISFRFEVDYFSDQTINRAGNGKNASGLFPVGRHLINYFAKDSCHNEGSIQIQIEVRDSKNPYAIAMYGVSSSLTLMANGAMTSVNAKLFNNKSSDNCTEAKNLRYSFSSDMNDTIRIYTCDSIGKREVKLVVWDEAGNSSEVYTFIVIDDVFSNCPTSIQKYNIIGSITTKNNQAVTDVQVKFTSSQIEKTVESNRTGNFIFSDIPGSAQAQIYSSLSKNYADGLSTADIIQIQRHILGIEIFDDPLKHIAADIDMSGTVTTRDVVHLRNLILGRVTELAHKKSYVFINPEYVFQDNLFPLPEIDACQYLMIQNIFEDKKVSIQAIKLGDVNLSYSVNGFSSENAIKSETVYYQLDAHSVKYYLENHRDLTGVQFGIVLDGLCINELSRIKSSLPLWSEENYSISGNVLRIAYHSSDIINYSKNTPLFEIEFKNSLLECQPTFSFLRDFEQAVYTPVSQYNIEGLLQMWNHSTNAFYIENYAPNPFDETVQIELRTNQDTHIATEIISAEQKILTKLSFKLKQGLNKIEIPRIHFGAPGIYYLKFSQENQVQHIKLIAL; via the coding sequence ATGTGCACCATAGACTCTTTAGAAAGAATTTGGCAAGTATTGAAATTTCCCATGTCCTCTTGGTCTGTCCTGATTGGATGTTTACTTTTGTCCGTTCAGGGCAGATCCGTTGCATTCGAGGTGGTAAAGAATGATGCAGCTTTTGCCATAAATGTCCAGGCTCCTGCTGATATTACCATTCACATCAGAAGTCTTTCCAGGTGTGATACCACTATTCAACTTCCGCCAGCGACTTTTAGCGGAAATTGCAGTCCAATACTCACATTTCAGACTTATAGCACATATGGAAGTTTAAGTTCCAATGGTGGCTTGTTTTATTTTACTCCCGGTGTCTTTAAAGTGTATTATAGAATTGAAGATAACTGCCGTATGTCGGGTCTCGATTCCATGACAGTAACCATACACGATGCAGAATTACCCCAAGTCGTTTGTGCACCTGCACAATCCATAAGTTTAACTGAAAGTGGATTCGCAGAAGCTCCTGCTTATATTTTTGATGGGGGTTCTTCAGACAACTGCCATCATCTATATTTTAAAATCAAAAGGATGTTTGCCACGCAGATTGTTGATTGTATTTCGCCAAACAATCCAGCGAACGCTTTTGATGATGTTGTTCGTTTTTGTTGCGCTGACGCAGATTCATCTCGCATCTTATTAATCTTAAGGGTCTATGATGTATTTCCGGGTTATGGTCCTGTAAGTGATAGTTTGTTAAGAGGGAGGTACATAGATTGTATGGTTGAGGCTTTGGTTCGCGATAAAATTCCGCCGGAAATAATCTGCCCTCCTAATTTAACGGTTCAATGTGGAGTCCATTTGGACAGCTTATTGAAGAAAGCTCATGTGCATTTATTTGATAATTGCGGTTTGCTGGATATTGATACTTTGGATGAAGATAATTTGGATGCTTGCGGTTCAGGTACTTTTATACGGTCTTACATTGCTGAAGACAGACATGGTCTGATTTCAGAATGCAGACAAACCATAACAATTAACAGAACTCACAATTTTGATGGTTTCAATCCGGCACATTTGACCTGGCCCCCACATACGATGATATATGCATGCAGAGTAGATTTGGATACAATCCATTCTGGTGCTCCTATTGTAAATGATGATAAATGTGCACTCCTACAGATAACCAGTCAGGATGATGTCTATCAATTTAATCATGGGGGCGTTTGTGCAAAAGTATTGCGGCATTGGAAAGTTATCAATTGGTGTAAATACAATCCTTTATTCCAGCCGAATCCAAGAGTTCCGGAAAATGGTTATTATGTATATACTCAAGAGATAAAAATATTTGATACGATTGCGCCAGTTTTATTTGGGGTGAACGATACCATAGTCGGAATCCAAACTTCAAATTGTGAAGCCGGGAATGTCATTCTTCCGGATATTCAAGCAATGGATTGTGGAAGCACCGGAAATATCAGCTTCCGGTTTGAAGTTGATTATTTTTCTGATCAAACCATAAACAGGGCCGGTAATGGAAAAAATGCAAGTGGATTATTTCCGGTGGGACGTCACCTCATAAACTATTTTGCTAAAGATTCTTGCCACAATGAAGGGTCTATCCAAATTCAAATTGAAGTAAGAGATTCAAAGAACCCTTATGCAATTGCAATGTATGGTGTTTCTTCGAGCCTGACCTTAATGGCAAACGGAGCCATGACTTCGGTAAACGCTAAATTGTTTAATAATAAAAGTAGCGACAATTGTACTGAAGCGAAGAATCTAAGATATTCTTTTTCTTCGGACATGAATGATACTATTCGGATATATACCTGCGATAGTATTGGCAAAAGGGAAGTCAAACTTGTGGTTTGGGATGAAGCAGGAAACAGCAGTGAAGTCTACACTTTTATTGTGATCGATGATGTATTTTCAAATTGTCCGACATCAATCCAAAAATATAATATTATAGGCAGCATTACCACCAAAAATAATCAAGCCGTCACGGATGTTCAAGTAAAATTCACATCTTCTCAAATTGAAAAAACGGTAGAAAGTAACCGGACAGGTAATTTTATTTTTTCAGATATACCTGGAAGTGCACAGGCGCAAATTTATTCATCATTATCTAAAAATTACGCCGACGGTTTATCTACAGCTGATATCATTCAGATTCAAAGACATATTTTAGGTATTGAAATTTTCGACGATCCTTTGAAACATATTGCTGCAGACATCGACATGAGCGGCACTGTGACAACGAGGGATGTTGTTCATTTGAGAAATTTGATTTTAGGTAGGGTAACTGAATTAGCTCATAAAAAGAGTTATGTTTTTATAAATCCTGAGTATGTTTTTCAAGATAATTTATTTCCACTTCCGGAAATTGATGCTTGCCAGTATTTAATGATTCAAAATATCTTCGAAGATAAAAAAGTTAGTATTCAGGCTATAAAACTCGGAGATGTGAATTTGAGTTATTCCGTAAATGGATTTAGTTCTGAAAATGCCATAAAATCAGAAACCGTATATTATCAATTGGATGCTCATTCCGTTAAGTATTATTTGGAGAACCATAGAGATTTGACAGGTGTGCAATTTGGTATTGTTTTAGACGGACTTTGTATCAACGAATTATCCCGAATAAAAAGTTCTCTTCCATTATGGTCTGAAGAAAATTATTCGATAAGTGGAAATGTATTGAGAATTGCATATCATTCTAGTGATATTATAAATTATTCAAAAAATACTCCGTTGTTTGAAATTGAGTTTAAAAATTCACTATTGGAGTGTCAGCCAACTTTTAGCTTTTTGAGAGATTTTGAGCAAGCAGTGTATACACCGGTTTCGCAATATAATATTGAAGGATTGTTACAAATGTGGAATCATTCCACGAATGCTTTTTACATTGAAAATTATGCACCCAATCCATTTGATGAAACTGTACAAATAGAACTGCGTACAAACCAAGATACGCATATCGCAACGGAGATTATTTCTGCGGAGCAAAAAATATTGACAAAGCTTTCTTTTAAACTAAAACAGGGATTAAATAAGATTGAAATTCCAAGGATTCATTTTGGAGCTCCTGGTATTTATTATTTAAAATTTTCACAGGAGAATCAAGTTCAGCACATTAAATTAATTGCATTATAA
- a CDS encoding HYR domain-containing protein, which translates to MKNRFINHPIPKQLIQVSVFTLVWMFGFKFCNDLKACPEDWPSTYGVDNLSDQAIEFAQLSCKGQVQISVDQNGEAIISPKMLLTDNHVNYGVFKVFVGQTGQNKVYCSNIGKTITATVIDTTTGMSCWTTLIVEDKLPPTIICRADTISCANNPFEVNYSQFVFSTDNCQTHAMLLADMQLEQFNCLYPRYSMVMHLKWIATDQSGNSSSCIQDIYFKKASVDSIQFPPNDTVYCPNPDLTSTGVPTLFGDTVSHLCNLAASHVDDSIIVCGGMIKITRRWLVVDWCTRAMRSHPQEILVSDTTKPDIVCPRDTVLFTRYNTCTASYLLPAAQVTDVCSGNAGILTAIRVDSSYVVVPGSMLTLSVGLHTLNYIAIDPCGNSDTCTSTIMVRDRISPSLICPPGLVVSLDPRGKIAVTAEFIAARGLVHDNCCIDTIQIRRMTAACGRPQDTLYSDEVYFCCEDVGDTLMLVLKATDCSGNMNFCMIEIYVQDKNPVAPPICPNDLELSCSQDYTDLDLTGRYYVISACLDSIESSYLDDVEIDSCKNGQVIRKFYITYPDGSVDSSCVQLLTILNYYRFDVADIIWARDTILPACAGRSPLDLNSFPTIPEDTCASVYFNFTDLSIEFDPDSCEILKRVWTAYSACTGETARDTQRILLVSLAHSKLTGPRDTTIGNGSGVCSRFINLQSASLSGCDVFATITNSFNSGGANASGNYPVGTTKVIFTAEDSCGIIYDTTTVIVVDLENPAVVCRILFLNMNINDSIKLTARGLLDDYHDNCTASDELLIAFSSSNFNDTCRYITCADLQTIPDTFFFTVFVKDSAGNIGSCIARVHVFDPNNHCTTAVRIGDVNGIIKSTAGLPMSGVQVYLDGLGQERMTDDLGNYHFNRIITNKPYRLQATHNKDWTYGLSTQDIVLLQRHILGVEEFNNPYQWIAADVDKNGRLTTADITWIRKLILGKIDNVPVNESWRFIDEAYKFVNVLNPLADQIDKGILLDGFWQDSLINLRAIKVGDISNEVSNFDEGMEDRLRKVGLNMMNKKYSKGDLIQLELQTDKSLNASGIQFHLQIDPKYLELYQLQLFIDGKENRNLTEDEYNFEDGKLKVSLISNEDVFHWNSGEPVIRFVLRASRSGIISDAIRPGNELRNEIFQDGDVPTPILFSFIEGVDEIPRISEWFADPNPFNELCRMRFHSSSRGQANFYVFELSGKILIQKIIQVHKGMNEILIESNELPGEGSFIYYFKSGDAVEQGNLIKMP; encoded by the coding sequence ATGAAAAATCGTTTTATAAATCATCCCATCCCAAAACAGTTGATTCAAGTGTCTGTATTTACTTTAGTATGGATGTTTGGATTCAAATTCTGTAATGATTTGAAGGCCTGTCCTGAGGATTGGCCTTCAACTTACGGAGTTGATAATTTAAGCGATCAAGCTATTGAATTTGCGCAATTAAGTTGTAAAGGACAAGTGCAAATATCTGTGGACCAGAATGGTGAAGCAATAATTTCACCTAAAATGTTGCTGACGGATAATCATGTAAACTACGGAGTGTTTAAGGTATTTGTGGGACAAACAGGTCAAAACAAGGTGTATTGTTCTAATATTGGCAAAACGATAACGGCAACCGTTATTGATACCACAACAGGTATGAGTTGTTGGACAACATTAATTGTAGAAGACAAATTGCCACCAACGATCATTTGCAGAGCAGATACCATTTCATGTGCCAATAATCCTTTTGAAGTTAATTATAGTCAGTTTGTATTTTCTACTGACAATTGTCAAACACATGCAATGCTTTTAGCAGATATGCAATTAGAACAATTTAATTGTTTGTATCCCAGGTATAGTATGGTTATGCATTTGAAATGGATTGCAACTGATCAGTCCGGAAATTCTAGCAGTTGTATTCAGGATATTTATTTTAAGAAGGCAAGTGTAGACAGCATTCAATTTCCACCTAATGACACAGTCTATTGTCCAAATCCAGATTTGACCAGTACAGGAGTTCCAACTTTATTTGGTGATACGGTAAGTCACTTATGTAATCTTGCTGCATCACATGTTGATGATTCGATAATCGTTTGTGGAGGAATGATAAAAATTACCCGTCGTTGGTTGGTTGTTGATTGGTGTACTCGCGCTATGAGATCACATCCTCAGGAAATTCTCGTTTCAGATACCACAAAACCGGATATTGTTTGTCCGAGGGATACTGTTTTATTTACGAGATATAATACATGTACAGCTAGTTACTTATTACCTGCTGCTCAGGTCACAGACGTTTGTAGCGGAAACGCTGGTATTTTAACGGCCATCAGAGTGGATAGTTCTTATGTTGTGGTTCCCGGAAGTATGCTTACCTTAAGTGTTGGATTACATACTTTGAATTATATAGCCATTGACCCTTGTGGCAATTCGGATACCTGCACATCTACAATAATGGTGAGGGATCGAATTAGCCCAAGTTTAATTTGTCCGCCTGGTTTGGTCGTTTCACTTGATCCAAGAGGAAAAATTGCGGTCACCGCTGAATTTATTGCGGCCAGGGGTTTGGTACACGATAATTGTTGCATTGATACGATTCAGATCAGAAGAATGACTGCAGCATGTGGAAGACCTCAGGATACATTATATAGCGATGAAGTTTATTTTTGTTGTGAAGATGTTGGCGATACTTTGATGTTGGTTTTGAAGGCAACAGATTGCAGCGGAAATATGAATTTTTGTATGATTGAAATTTACGTTCAAGATAAAAATCCGGTAGCGCCGCCCATTTGTCCCAATGATTTGGAACTAAGTTGTAGCCAGGATTATACGGATCTAGATCTTACAGGTAGGTATTATGTCATTTCAGCTTGTTTGGACTCCATAGAAAGTTCATACCTGGATGATGTAGAAATTGATAGTTGTAAAAATGGCCAGGTCATTCGAAAATTTTATATTACTTACCCTGATGGGTCTGTTGATAGTTCATGCGTACAACTACTTACAATCTTGAATTATTATAGGTTTGATGTTGCTGATATTATTTGGGCTCGTGATACTATCTTACCTGCCTGTGCGGGGAGAAGTCCGCTTGATTTGAACAGTTTTCCAACGATACCTGAAGATACTTGTGCAAGCGTTTACTTTAATTTCACAGATTTATCCATTGAATTTGATCCCGATAGTTGCGAAATTTTGAAGCGAGTCTGGACCGCCTATTCAGCTTGTACTGGAGAGACTGCTCGAGATACTCAAAGAATTTTATTAGTTAGCCTGGCACATTCTAAATTGACCGGTCCGCGCGACACCACAATTGGAAACGGTTCTGGCGTTTGTTCCAGATTTATAAATTTGCAATCTGCCAGTTTAAGCGGTTGTGATGTTTTTGCTACGATCACGAATTCATTTAACAGCGGAGGTGCCAATGCCAGTGGAAATTATCCGGTTGGTACAACAAAAGTTATTTTTACAGCTGAGGATTCTTGCGGAATCATATATGATACAACAACTGTAATAGTCGTTGACCTTGAAAACCCTGCAGTAGTTTGTAGAATTTTGTTTCTTAATATGAATATTAATGATAGTATTAAATTGACGGCCCGAGGCCTACTAGATGATTATCATGATAATTGTACAGCATCGGATGAATTACTCATTGCTTTCTCGAGTTCAAATTTTAATGATACTTGCAGATATATTACCTGTGCAGATTTACAAACTATTCCGGATACATTCTTTTTTACGGTTTTTGTAAAAGATTCTGCAGGAAATATCGGTAGCTGTATTGCCAGGGTTCATGTATTTGACCCAAATAATCATTGTACTACTGCCGTCAGAATCGGAGATGTAAATGGCATCATAAAAAGTACGGCCGGACTACCTATGTCTGGAGTGCAAGTATATCTTGATGGTCTGGGTCAGGAAAGAATGACAGATGATTTGGGCAATTATCATTTTAATAGAATTATTACGAATAAGCCTTACAGATTACAAGCGACCCACAATAAGGATTGGACTTATGGTTTAAGCACGCAGGATATTGTTCTCCTGCAAAGACATATATTAGGAGTAGAAGAATTTAATAATCCATACCAATGGATTGCAGCAGATGTCGATAAAAATGGAAGATTAACTACTGCAGATATTACCTGGATAAGGAAACTTATTTTAGGAAAAATTGATAATGTTCCAGTTAATGAGTCCTGGAGATTTATTGATGAAGCGTACAAATTTGTGAATGTATTAAATCCATTAGCAGATCAAATTGATAAGGGTATTCTATTGGATGGATTTTGGCAAGATTCACTGATCAATTTAAGAGCCATAAAAGTTGGGGATATCAGCAATGAAGTTTCAAACTTTGATGAAGGCATGGAAGATCGACTTCGGAAAGTTGGTTTGAACATGATGAATAAAAAGTATTCAAAAGGTGATCTTATCCAATTGGAGCTACAAACAGATAAATCCTTAAACGCAAGTGGAATACAGTTTCATTTGCAAATAGATCCGAAATATTTAGAGCTATATCAGTTGCAACTTTTTATAGACGGGAAAGAAAACAGAAACTTAACTGAAGATGAATACAATTTTGAGGATGGAAAACTAAAAGTATCACTGATATCCAATGAAGATGTTTTCCATTGGAACTCAGGAGAGCCTGTGATTCGTTTTGTATTGAGAGCGAGTAGAAGTGGTATTATTTCTGATGCCATTCGTCCGGGTAATGAATTGCGGAATGAAATATTTCAAGACGGGGACGTTCCAACTCCGATCTTATTTAGTTTTATAGAAGGTGTTGACGAAATTCCGAGAATCAGTGAGTGGTTTGCAGATCCTAATCCATTCAATGAGCTGTGTAGAATGCGCTTCCATTCGAGCTCCCGCGGGCAAGCTAACTTTTATGTATTTGAATTGAGTGGAAAGATATTGATCCAAAAGATTATTCAGGTACATAAGGGAATGAATGAGATTTTAATTGAATCAAATGAATTGCCTGGCGAAGGAAGTTTTATCTATTATTTCAAGAGTGGAGATGCAGTTGAGCAGGGAAATTTGATAAAGATGCCATAA
- a CDS encoding T9SS type A sorting domain-containing protein — MDPVNGRWEYLQIIKVTDTNKPTVSITVGDCEPAVKTNGICYGHINITADATDDCSPLDWLFYEYKIDFFNDGKGAYSGKDAVVGPLTRKEFAAGRTPLFHDNPYADNENDPFSASGTYPVGIHNICWHVEDGCGNVGITCQLFEVKDCKAPTPYCLTGVITVPMPSSGCVTVWAKDLDRGSFDNCTDAEDLLFYFDGDPTKTGITICCSDFVAAGANDELVVDVQMWVEDEEGNTDYCRTVVIVQDNQDICPNTGSFKGRITGDLKTENNDETELTDVQLYLSNNMMRQMITLADGKYLFGDLAANSYKVKPLRNDDPVNGVSTADIVKIQRHILGIESLNSPYKLIAADVNLSETVTAADVSEIRKLILGVNSQFNKVQSWTFVPKTYVFADPTKPYSAPREINANVQNGSNIIENFVAVKMGDVTNNARGHQVAGSSTRSNGKLNLEVENNTTVAGELYKVEFKSSNFTNISGYQFTLRFDRQALTFEGIEAGELNADESNFGTGRINEGILTTSWNNKVAQSVDADATLFTVVFRASSQASIGSLLAITSDVTTAEAYDASLNIKDVNLGVRTERGVVESGVFELYQNSPNPFAKETVISYRLPEAGAVKLSIYDVTGKVLRVYETQGTKGLNTFKVQKSELNAGGVLYYQLDAVNHTATKRMVVID; from the coding sequence TTGGATCCTGTTAACGGAAGATGGGAGTATTTACAAATCATCAAAGTTACTGATACCAATAAGCCTACAGTTTCAATCACTGTTGGCGATTGCGAACCAGCTGTTAAAACAAACGGAATTTGTTATGGTCATATCAACATCACTGCTGATGCAACTGATGATTGTAGCCCATTAGATTGGTTATTCTATGAGTATAAGATCGATTTCTTTAACGATGGAAAAGGTGCTTATTCCGGTAAAGATGCCGTTGTAGGTCCATTAACACGTAAAGAATTTGCTGCTGGTCGTACACCATTGTTCCATGATAATCCTTATGCAGACAATGAAAATGATCCATTCAGTGCAAGTGGTACTTACCCAGTAGGTATTCACAATATTTGCTGGCACGTTGAAGACGGTTGTGGAAATGTTGGTATTACTTGTCAGTTGTTCGAAGTGAAAGACTGCAAAGCTCCAACTCCATACTGTTTGACAGGTGTAATAACTGTACCAATGCCATCTAGTGGTTGTGTTACTGTTTGGGCTAAAGACCTTGACAGAGGTAGCTTCGACAATTGCACAGATGCAGAAGACTTATTATTCTACTTCGATGGAGATCCTACAAAGACTGGAATCACAATCTGTTGTTCAGATTTCGTAGCAGCAGGTGCTAATGATGAATTAGTAGTTGATGTACAAATGTGGGTTGAAGACGAAGAAGGAAATACTGACTATTGCAGAACTGTAGTTATTGTTCAGGACAATCAAGATATCTGTCCTAACACAGGTTCATTCAAAGGTAGAATTACCGGAGATTTGAAAACTGAAAACAATGACGAAACTGAATTAACTGATGTTCAATTGTACTTATCAAATAACATGATGAGACAAATGATCACATTGGCTGATGGTAAATACTTATTCGGAGACTTGGCTGCCAATTCTTATAAGGTTAAACCTTTAAGAAATGATGATCCAGTTAATGGAGTAAGTACTGCTGACATCGTGAAGATCCAAAGACATATTCTTGGAATCGAATCATTGAACTCTCCTTACAAATTGATTGCTGCAGATGTTAACTTGAGTGAAACTGTTACTGCTGCTGACGTTTCTGAAATCAGAAAACTGATCTTAGGTGTCAACAGCCAGTTTAATAAAGTTCAGTCTTGGACATTTGTACCGAAGACTTATGTGTTCGCGGATCCTACAAAACCATATAGCGCTCCTCGTGAGATTAACGCTAATGTTCAAAACGGATCTAACATCATTGAAAACTTCGTAGCAGTTAAAATGGGAGATGTAACTAATAACGCCAGAGGACATCAAGTAGCTGGAAGCAGCACTAGAAGCAATGGTAAATTGAACCTTGAAGTTGAAAACAACACCACTGTTGCAGGTGAACTGTACAAAGTTGAATTCAAATCAAGCAACTTTACCAATATCTCTGGATACCAGTTCACATTGAGATTTGATCGTCAAGCATTGACATTTGAAGGAATTGAAGCTGGAGAATTAAATGCAGACGAAAGCAATTTCGGAACTGGAAGAATCAATGAAGGTATCTTAACTACTAGCTGGAATAACAAAGTAGCACAAAGCGTTGATGCAGATGCTACCTTGTTCACAGTTGTATTCCGTGCAAGCAGCCAGGCAAGTATTGGCAGCCTGTTGGCAATCACATCTGATGTTACAACAGCAGAAGCTTATGATGCATCATTGAATATCAAAGATGTTAACTTAGGTGTTCGCACAGAAAGAGGAGTTGTAGAATCTGGTGTATTCGAATTATACCAGAACTCTCCAAACCCATTCGCAAAGGAGACAGTAATCAGCTACCGTTTACCAGAAGCTGGAGCGGTTAAACTGAGCATCTATGACGTAACTGGCAAAGTATTGAGAGTATACGAAACACAGGGCACAAAAGGCTTAAATACCTTCAAGGTACAGAAGTCTGAATTGAATGCTGGTGGAGTATTGTACTATCAGTTGGATGCCGTAAACCATACAGCAACTAAGAGGATGGTAGTGATCGATTAA